One Rhea pennata isolate bPtePen1 chromosome 3, bPtePen1.pri, whole genome shotgun sequence DNA segment encodes these proteins:
- the CALHM4 gene encoding calcium homeostasis modulator protein 4: protein MAYLPKWLTFLKGREVIVANAIIAILTIGGQQLFSFFTFSCPCHVGQNLIYGLAFLGVPALILLIVGYALNNQTWRLVTGKRSPLQQEGTRNHLLQCKLTCFVLCSITGRALVAPVTWLAVTLINGSFYVCAVSEYVSMYYFGSNPNITASERRKILAAFPCSQLVPPELSRARDEVILLLRYQSQVAGWLLIAVVVITVFLSYCLASCFSPLSFLHFRYWTKYVHNEQELFDEAMDQHSRLYAMQHVRKFFGFAPGGENVKEIRIPSLREWQAISGLAFLKLVDEEHYDYSLLHDWALKDSVNGKYLKIDVMRT from the exons ATGGCTTATCTTCCAAAGTGGCTAACTTTTCTAAAAGGCAGAGAGGTCATTGTCGCTAATGCTATAATTGCAATACTGACAATTGGTGGGCagcaacttttctctttttttacaTTCAGCTGTCCCTGCCATGTTGGGCAGAACCTTATCTATGGGCTGGCTTTCCTAGGAGTTCCTGCACTGATCCTTCTGATTGTTGGTTATGCTCTTAATAACCAGACTTGGAGGCTAGTTACAGGCAAAAGATCTCCTCTTCAGCAAGAGGGTACACGTAATCACTTACTGCAGTGCAAACTGACCTGCTTCGTCTTGTGTAGCATCACTGGGAGAGCACTTGTTGCTCCAGTAACATGGCTAGCAGTCACCCTGATAAATGGCTCATTTTATGTGTGTGCTGTGAGTGAGTATGTCTCCATGTATTATTTTGGAAGTAATCCTAATATTACTGCTAGTGAGCGCAGAAAAATATTGGCTGCATTTCCTTGCAGTCAGTTAGTTCCTCCAGAGCTGAGTAGGGCAAGAGATGAAGTGATTCTCCTCCTCCGATACCAGTCACAA gtgGCTGGCTGGCTTCTGATTGCTGTAGTAGTCATCACTGTTTTCCTGTCTTACTGCCTGGCAAGCTGTTTCTCCCCACTCAGCTTCCTTCATTTCAGATACTGGACCAAGTATGTCCACAATGAGCAGGAGCTCTTTGACGAAGCAATGGACCAGCACTCCAGGCTCTATGCCATGCAGCACGTGAGGAAGTTCTTTGGCTTTGCCCCAGGGGGCGAAAATGTGAAGGAAATCCGTATTCCATCCCTTAGAGAGTGGCAAGCCATTTCTGGACTGGCCTTTTTAAAACTAGTGGATGAGGAGCATTATGACTACAGCCTCCTCCATGACTGGGCACTCAAAGATTCTGTAAATGGAAAATACCTGAAGATTGATGTGATGAGAACTTGA